A single genomic interval of Rosistilla ulvae harbors:
- the folK gene encoding 2-amino-4-hydroxy-6-hydroxymethyldihydropteridine diphosphokinase codes for MPHCLISLGSNLGDRDELMRSAALAIARHPDVLTMRCSRIFTTPPVGGPSGQSIFFNAAAVIETTLSTAGVLNLLQQTEQDLGRVRKQRWDQRSIDLDVVLYGDFVGASLQLKLPHPRYTARGFVLAPAQDVASDWRDPRFEWTLRQLYEHLQAAAPSVALVGGGSEMRAEICNQLSTQGIAIRRRSTSSPAMSIIGHAPGTVAAETQPRPDDQAATNTPPDKTPWVADFVPEAIATTSPEIASRDPNMPRLIARLHRTTPETRWPSPQIIYRNGWNWPEYRLEVDDLPWAVSEVAAAIDSMQCEVHPITADGNWASPS; via the coding sequence GTGCCCCACTGCCTGATTAGCCTGGGATCCAACCTCGGCGATCGCGATGAATTAATGCGATCGGCCGCGCTGGCGATCGCCCGCCACCCCGACGTTCTGACGATGCGATGCAGTCGGATCTTTACGACTCCGCCGGTCGGCGGCCCCAGCGGCCAATCGATCTTCTTTAACGCAGCGGCAGTCATCGAAACGACCCTCTCGACCGCTGGCGTGCTGAACCTGCTGCAGCAGACCGAACAAGACCTCGGCCGCGTTCGCAAACAGCGATGGGACCAACGCAGCATCGACCTGGACGTTGTCTTGTACGGCGATTTTGTCGGCGCATCGCTGCAATTAAAGCTCCCCCACCCTCGCTACACCGCCCGCGGATTTGTCCTGGCTCCCGCCCAAGATGTCGCCAGCGACTGGCGCGACCCACGGTTCGAATGGACCCTGCGACAACTCTACGAACACCTGCAAGCCGCCGCTCCGTCGGTCGCCCTGGTCGGAGGCGGTAGCGAAATGAGAGCCGAAATCTGCAACCAACTTTCCACACAGGGGATCGCGATCCGCCGTCGCAGCACATCCAGCCCGGCGATGTCGATCATCGGCCACGCGCCGGGAACCGTGGCGGCAGAAACCCAACCACGACCCGACGACCAGGCCGCCACCAACACGCCCCCCGACAAAACACCCTGGGTCGCCGATTTTGTTCCCGAAGCGATCGCGACGACCTCCCCCGAGATCGCCTCGCGCGATCCCAACATGCCCCGATTGATCGCGCGACTGCACCGCACGACGCCCGAAACCCGCTGGCCCTCGCCGCAGATCATCTACCGCAACGGCTGGAACTGGCCCGAATACCGCCTGGAAGTCGACGACCTCCCGTGGGCGGTAAGCGAAGTCGCTGCGGCGATCGATTCGATGCAGTGCGAAGTGCATCCGATCACCGCCGACGGCAACTGGGC
- a CDS encoding response regulator gives MFSQTVCRPMEILLVEDGLLDARVTILALGRCSIHHRVTLVRSISEALAFVRQEGVFRRAPQPDLVLLDLLLPDGKGTDLLRDLRQMPNLSEVPVVVLTASGDPENRTICSTLKVDDYIEKPVDEDKFLRVVREHKRLLVFGARALRSVFPEHTLATSP, from the coding sequence ATGTTCTCACAAACGGTTTGTCGTCCGATGGAGATCTTGCTGGTCGAGGATGGTTTGCTCGACGCGCGGGTAACGATCTTGGCGCTGGGACGCTGCAGCATTCACCATCGTGTGACCTTGGTGCGGAGCATTTCCGAGGCGTTGGCATTTGTCCGTCAGGAAGGTGTTTTCCGCCGCGCGCCGCAGCCCGATCTGGTTCTCTTGGATCTGTTGTTGCCCGATGGCAAGGGGACCGATCTGCTCCGCGATTTGCGGCAGATGCCCAACCTTTCGGAAGTCCCCGTCGTGGTCCTGACCGCTTCGGGCGATCCCGAAAATCGGACGATCTGTTCGACGTTGAAGGTCGACGATTACATCGAAAAACCTGTCGATGAAGACAAGTTCCTGCGAGTTGTCCGCGAGCACAAACGGTTGTTGGTCTTTGGTGCCCGCGCCTTGCGATCGGTCTTTCCCGAGCACACTCTGGCGACGTCCCCCTAG
- a CDS encoding glycosyltransferase family 2 protein, translated as MPEHDPSFKQDITPTPQASIVADVASLGGADAMPGDPKYWTLEHYEECCRFLGPAVCRRLGIFPLPEGFVLSVVVPVYNEATTVERAIARLRSTGLPLQIILVNDGSTDGSHEVLDALPASADLTVIHHPANAGKGAAVRTGFVAAKGDCVVVQDADLEYDPNDFRWLLQPLVADEADVVYGTRYGHCDRQVSPWWHQAVNGLITGLCNLAIGLRLSDVETCYKMVRRDIIQDLVPDLKENRFGIEIELTAKLAKRKLRFTERPIRYQHRWYDEGKKIGWKDGVSALWCIVRYGLFSGRK; from the coding sequence ATGCCGGAACACGACCCCTCGTTCAAACAGGACATAACACCGACACCGCAGGCGAGTATTGTCGCCGATGTTGCGTCTCTGGGCGGCGCCGATGCGATGCCAGGCGACCCAAAGTACTGGACTCTTGAGCACTACGAAGAGTGTTGTCGATTTCTGGGGCCCGCGGTCTGTCGGCGATTGGGGATCTTTCCATTGCCCGAAGGGTTTGTGCTGTCGGTTGTCGTCCCGGTCTACAACGAAGCGACCACGGTCGAGCGGGCGATCGCGCGACTGCGCAGTACCGGTTTGCCGCTGCAAATCATCTTGGTCAACGACGGCAGCACCGACGGCAGTCACGAGGTGCTCGATGCGCTACCGGCATCGGCCGACTTGACCGTCATTCATCACCCGGCCAACGCGGGCAAGGGGGCCGCTGTGCGGACCGGCTTTGTGGCGGCCAAAGGGGATTGTGTGGTCGTGCAAGATGCCGATCTTGAATACGACCCAAACGATTTTCGCTGGCTGCTGCAACCGCTGGTCGCCGACGAAGCCGATGTGGTGTACGGCACGCGTTATGGTCACTGCGATCGCCAGGTCTCGCCATGGTGGCACCAGGCGGTGAACGGTCTGATCACAGGGCTGTGCAACCTTGCCATTGGGTTGCGATTGAGCGACGTCGAGACGTGTTACAAGATGGTGCGTCGAGACATCATTCAAGATCTGGTGCCCGACTTGAAAGAGAACCGGTTTGGTATCGAAATCGAACTGACTGCGAAGCTTGCCAAGCGTAAGTTACGGTTCACCGAACGCCCGATCCGGTACCAACATCGGTGGTATGACGAAGGGAAGAAAATCGGCTGGAAAGACGGGGTGAGCGCGTTGTGGTGCATCGTCCGCTACGGCCTATTCTCGGGGCGCAAGTAG
- a CDS encoding dual specificity protein phosphatase family protein, with translation MDPKPETPLPKNVPLWQRMYARGVFYPTLTWNMLLGRALKVRRWWDPIDPHVIVGAYPFARDVSLMYEQGVRAVVNTCEEYAGPQAVYDAMGIEQFRMPTTDFTHPKLEDIERAVEFVQSHVAQEHTVYIHCKAGRARSATVALCWLIKYRGQTPEQAQKILLERRPHVNPHVYLRPVVAEFVKRIG, from the coding sequence ATGGATCCTAAGCCAGAAACGCCGCTTCCCAAGAACGTTCCGCTGTGGCAGCGCATGTACGCACGGGGCGTCTTCTATCCGACGTTGACGTGGAACATGTTGTTGGGGCGAGCGTTGAAAGTTCGCCGCTGGTGGGATCCGATCGATCCGCATGTGATCGTCGGCGCGTATCCGTTCGCTCGCGATGTCTCGCTGATGTACGAGCAGGGAGTTCGCGCGGTCGTCAATACGTGTGAAGAATATGCTGGCCCGCAAGCTGTCTACGACGCGATGGGAATCGAGCAGTTCCGGATGCCGACGACCGACTTCACGCATCCGAAGTTGGAGGATATCGAGCGGGCTGTCGAATTTGTGCAGTCGCACGTCGCTCAAGAGCACACGGTTTACATCCACTGCAAAGCGGGCCGCGCCCGCAGCGCAACGGTCGCTCTTTGTTGGTTGATCAAGTATCGCGGACAAACTCCCGAACAGGCCCAGAAGATTCTGCTTGAGCGTCGACCGCATGTGAATCCGCATGTCTATCTGCGTCCAGTCGTCGCGGAATTTGTGAAGCGAATCGGCTAG
- the aroH gene encoding chorismate mutase — translation MPNLVCRGVRGAITVEENSKSQILLATRQMLALMMRQNSIQAIDLASAIFTVTKDLDAEFPAVAARQLGWIDVPLMCGYEISVEGSLPLCIRVLLHWNTDVPQDKIHHVYLRDAAALRPDLCKLPPLDDAELEAWIAENLQS, via the coding sequence ATGCCCAATCTGGTTTGCCGCGGCGTGCGCGGGGCGATAACGGTCGAAGAGAATTCAAAATCGCAAATACTGCTGGCGACCCGCCAGATGTTGGCGCTGATGATGCGTCAAAACAGCATCCAAGCGATCGACTTGGCCAGTGCCATCTTCACCGTCACCAAGGACTTGGATGCCGAGTTTCCGGCCGTGGCGGCTCGGCAATTGGGCTGGATCGACGTTCCGTTGATGTGCGGTTATGAGATATCCGTCGAGGGTTCGCTGCCGCTCTGTATCCGCGTGCTGCTGCACTGGAACACCGACGTCCCGCAAGACAAGATTCACCATGTCTATCTCCGCGACGCGGCCGCGCTGCGTCCCGATCTGTGCAAGTTGCCGCCGTTGGACGACGCGGAACTGGAGGCCTGGATCGCGGAAAATTTGCAGTCGTAG